One genomic window of Trichomycterus rosablanca isolate fTriRos1 chromosome 1, fTriRos1.hap1, whole genome shotgun sequence includes the following:
- the LOC134318354 gene encoding keratin-associated protein 4-3-like produces the protein CTSSHCTSSCCTSSCCTSSCCTSSCCTSTCCTSSCCTSSCCTSSCCTSTCCTSSHCSKSRCTSSCCTSSHCTSSCCTSSCCTSTCCTSSCCTSSCCTSSCCTSTCCTSSHCSKSRCTSS, from the coding sequence TGTACCTCGTCTCACTGTACCTCGTCATGCTGTACCTCGTCATGCTGTACCTCGTCATGCTGTACCTCGTCATGCTGTACCTCAACATGCTGTACCTCGTCATGCTGTACCTCGTCATGCTGTACCTCGTCATGCTGTACCTCAACATGCTGTACCTCGTCTCACTGTTCCAAGTCTCGCTGTACCTCGTCATGCTGTACCTCGTCTCACTGTACCTCGTCATGCTGTACCTCGTCATGCTGTACCTCAACATGCTGTACCTCGTCATGCTGTACCTCGTCATGCTGTACCTCGTCATGCTGTACCTCAACATGCTGTACCTCGTCTCACTGTTCCAAGTCTCGCTGTACCTCGTCA